One Cydia pomonella isolate Wapato2018A chromosome 14, ilCydPomo1, whole genome shotgun sequence DNA segment encodes these proteins:
- the LOC133525028 gene encoding tektin-1-like: MSDAQFGVRHVIGAPVATTRLSEQAIVCVPPRSAKFTLAEWKLNNDARNRNAEDQAQLADRVLKECERVRDQTKESAKLLKETSDRRIEERIGDVEFNKGELMVQRKEIYNELEALGMYKTRLQDCLASLQSNALTICRKCLMLRDGRLGIDLAVDNVEDALQNEITTILGGQSLLKRALEQLNEQMRRLRSVRYLLDRDLQYKQAAIDSDKGSLTLKPTDLCLSVYEGYANLDPADISAEEYNAYSAKNIQQAAREVASARPIRIFIDTLLKQVIDDLWTSYNKCNHEFNERIKETHIAKGRLEEMHHETAKKICDMQNNILELQKALAEKEGYIGLAHTRLGRRSQRVGAELVKDPPGQSLYYECESLRHSVEQLQQMLQEATASLRYLLQTQIQLEEDINVKMNTLKIDEVDCMTLRATMDYHAY; this comes from the coding sequence ATGAGCGACGCGCAATTTGGTGTGCGCCACGTAATTGGAGCCCCGGTGGCCACGACGCGGCTATCTGAGCAGGCGATTGTCTGTGTACCCCCCAGGTCCGCCAAGTTCACTCTCGCAGAGTGGAAGCTCAACAACGACGCCAGAAACAGAAATGCTGAAGACCAAGCCCAACTCGCCGACAGGGTCCTTAAAGAATGTGAGAGAGTCCGCGACCAAACGAAAGAAAGCGCAAAACTCTTAAAAGAAACCTCAGATCGGCGCATAGAGGAACGAATTGGTGATGTCGAGTTCAATAAAGGAGAATTAATGGTACAAAGAAAAGAGATTTATAATGAGCTAGAAGCTTTAGGCATGTATAAGACCCGGCTACAAGACTGCTTAGCTTCCCTGCAATCAAATGCTCTTACGATCTGTAGGAAATGCCTTATGTTGCGAGACGGCCGGTTAGGAATCGATTTGGCTGTCGATAATGTTGAAGATGCGCTGCAAAATGAAATAACTACTATCCTCGGGGGGCAAAGTCTTTTGAAACGGGCTCTAGAACAGTTGAACGAACAGATGCGACGACTGCGTTCCGTTCGGTACCTACTCGATCGCGATTTGCAGTACAAGCAAGCTGCCATCGATTCCGATAAAGGATCACTCACGTTAAAACCGACTGATTTATGTCTGTCCGTTTACGAAGGCTACGCAAATCTAGACCCCGCTGATATTTCAGCTGAAGAATACAATGCGTACTCCGCAAAGAATATACAACAGGCAGCACGAGAGGTGGCTTCCGCTCGCCCGATACGCATATTCATTGATACTTTGCTCAAACAAGTTATTGATGATTTATGGACATCCTATAACAAATGCAACCACGAATTCAATGAGCGTATTAAAGAGACACATATTGCAAAAGGAAGGCTGGAGGAGATGCATCATGAGACGGCGAAGAAGATTTGTGACATGCagaataatattttagaattgCAAAAGGCTTTAGCTGAAAAGGAAGGGTACATAGGTCTGGCGCACACGAGACTTGGTAGGAGGTCTCAGAGAGTAGGCGCCGAATTGGTAAAGGATCCTCCAGGGCAGTCCCTGTACTACGAGTGTGAGAGCCTCCGTCACAGCGTGGAGCAGCTTCAGCAGATGCTACAGGAAGCCACGGCCTCACTTCGATATTTGCTGCAGACACAAATACAATTGGAAGAAGATATCAACGTCAAGATGAATACTTTGAAGATTGATGAGGTGGACTGCATGACTTTGAGAGCCACTATGGACTATCATGCGTACTAA
- the LOC133525029 gene encoding tektin-1-like produces MGDTKFGIRHVIGAPVATTMLSQQELVCIPPRTAKFTLAEWELNNNAKSRITTDQQQLADKVLGECQRVREETEDRSKILKATSEMRIEERILDVEFNKNELCLQRKEICIELEAMSVYKTRLQDCLASLEQNALNICRKCLMLRDGRLGIDLVVDNVESALQEEISAILGAKSLLKRALEQLNEQMRRLRSTRYQLDRDLQYKQAAIDADKGSLTLKPTDTCLSIYEGYTNMDPADISTEEYNFYSAKNIQLAAKEVSSARPIRVFIDTLLKQVIDDLWAAYNKCNHAFNERIQATKLAKGNLEDMHREVTEKALAMQKNIELLKKAIADKEGYVGVAHTRLGRRAQRVGAELVKDSPGRALYYECEMLRHSTEQLQKMLQDATAALRYLSQTQIQLEEDINIKMNTLKIDEVDCMSLRVTMDYHAY; encoded by the coding sequence ATGGGCGACACCAAATTTGGAATTCGCCACGTTATCGGCGCCCCAGTGGCAACAACAATGCTATCGCAACAAGAATTGGTGTGCATACCCCCCAGAACAGCCAAGTTTACCCTCGCTGAATGGGAATTGAACAACAACGCGAAAAGTAGAATCACCACAGACCAGCAACAACTAGCCGACAAGGTCCTTGGAGAGTGTCAGAGAGTCCGAGAAGAAACAGAAGACAGAAGCAAAATATTAAAAGCTACATCTGAAATGCGCATTGAAGAGCGTATATTAGAtgttgaatttaataaaaatgagtTATGTCTACAGAGAAAAGAAATCTGCATCGAACTTGAAGCTATGAGTGTATACAAAACTAGGCTGCAAGATTGTCTGGCCTCTTTAGAACAAAATGCTTTAAACATATGTAGAAAATGTCTCATGCTGAGAGACGGCAGGTTGGGCATCGATCTAGTGGTTGACAATGTGGAATCTGCTTTACAAGAAGAAATATCAGCCATTCTTGGCGCTAAAAGTCTGTTGAAGCGAGCTCTTGAGCAGTTGAATGAACAAATGAGACGCCTGCGTTCCACGCGATACCAGCTCGATCGAGATTTGCAATACAAACAAGCTGCTATTGATGCCGATAAAGGTTCGCTTACATTAAAACCAACTGACACATGTTTATCTATTTACGAAGGTTACACAAATATGGACCCAGCAGATATATCAACTGAAGAATACAACTTCTATTCCGCTAAAAATATACAACTGGCAGCAAAAGAAGTGAGTTCGGCCCGCCCAATTCGAGTTTTTATTGACACGTTATTGAAGCAGGTCATCGACGACTTATGGGCGGCTTATAACAAATGCAATCATGCATTTAACGAGCGTATACAAGCGACTAAACTCGCTAAAGGAAACCTCGAAGACATGCATCGTGAAGTCACTGAAAAGGCTCTTGCCATGCAAAAGAACATTGAATTGTTAAAGAAAGCCATAGCTGATAAAGAAGGATATGTTGGCGTGGCGCATACGAGACTTGGGAGAAGGGCTCAGAGAGTCGGCGCTGAGTTGGTGAAAGATTCCCCTGGACGAGCCTTATACTATGAATGCGAGATGCTTCGTCACAGCACTGAACAACTGCAGAAGATGCTGCAAGACGCCACGGCCGCTCTTCGTTATCTGTCTCAGACACAAATCCAGTTGGAAGAGGACATTAACATAAAGATGAATACTTTGAAGATCGATGAGGTAGATTGCATGTCTCTGAGGGTGACAATGGACTATCATGCCTATTGA